The window CACGACGGCAAGCCCAGCCTCATCGAAGGCCTGCTCTCGCGCGGCGACCGCCGCGTCGGCCGCGTCATCGAACGAGTCTGGCGCGACGGCGGCCGCTTCGACGGCTGGAGCGAACACTTCTCCTACGAACGCTGGGTTTCCTCGGCGGCGGCGGAACTGGAACCACTGGGCGTCGACCTGGCGTGGTTCACCACCCGCGAGCGGACCGAGGCGGAAGTCCTGCCCTGGGACCACCTCGACTCGGGCCTCGACAAGGAATGGCTCTGGGACGACTGGCAGGACGCCCTCGACTCCCGCGAACAGGACGACTGCCGGTGGACCCCGTGCTTCGACTGCGGTGTCTGCCCGGCGATGGGCACGGATATCGAGATCGGCCCCACCGGGCGCAAGCTGCTGCCGATCAGCCCGGTCGGTATCGGCTCCCCCGTGCAGAACCCAGCCCTGACGTCCCCATGACCGCCCGCGGTGCCACCGACGCCGACCTGGGCGTCGGTGGCGCAGCTGCGCAGGCATAGGGCCACCGGCCGTCTTACTTCGTCATATTGAAATAGATGTCCATCATGCCGCCGCGGACCGTAGGGGCGTCGCGGTCACCTTCCACCATCGGCGAGCTTTCGTCGGATGCGGTGACGTCGGGGGTTCCGGCGACCTCGGGGGCGTCGTCTGGGATGTCCTCGGGCGTTGCCATGTGCTCCATCCAGGTCCGAGCGGTCGGTATTGCCAGTTCGATCCAACCCGTTGCGAGAGCGCAACGGCATCGCTCGATCGGGCGATGCGCGCGGGGTCGACCCCCCGAACGGCACAAAGATCAGCTGACAGCGGCCAAAGCGTCGACCATCCCGTGCCCGTGGAAGCTGTTGTACGGCGCATACCCAGAGCAGTAAGCGTCCTGCCCGCCAGCCCCATCAAGGTCATAATCCGCCGGACAAGGCACCGTCCGAGCCTGCCCCGTCAGCAACCGGCTCAACGCCTGCGGAGTCGCCCCCCGATGCGTGCTGGCCAGCAGCGCCGCGACCCCCGACACATGCGGCGTCGCCATCGAAGTCCCGCAAGACTCGGCATACCCGCCAGGCACCGTGGACAACACGCAGTCGTCGCGATCCCCACCAGGCGCGGTCACATCGACCACCCCGAGCCCATACGCGCTATACCCGGCCTTGAGCTCCGAAGGACCCACCGCCGACACCGCCACCACCCCGCGCAACCCGGCGGGCAGCACCTTGCAGCTGTCATCCAACGTCCGCCGTGATCCCTTGGCGTCCACCGTCTGCCCGTGCGGCCGGGCCAAGTCGATGTTCTCGTTCGACGCCGCCGCCACCACTAGCACGCCCCGCTTGGTCACGTAGTCGACCGCGCGGCGCACCGCTTCGGAGACCACGCGTTCGCCGTCGCGGTCGCAGGTCTGCAGCCACGGGTCGACGAAGTAGCTGTTGTTGGCCACCGCCATGCCCTGCGCCGCCGCCCACATCAGGCCGCACACCACCGCCTCCGGGAACACGAACCCGGCGTCGTCGACCACCTTCACCGACGCGAGCCGCACCCCGGGGGCGACCCCGGTGACGCCGCTGCCGTCGTCGGCGGCGGCGATGATCCCGGCGACGTGCGTGCCGTGCGGGGACTCCGTGGGCTGCCACGCCGCGGGTGTCGAGTCGGGCTTGCCGCCCAGGCACCCGGCGGACCGGGCGGGGTCGACGGCGGCCGCGAGGTCGGGGTGGGTGGAGTCGACACCGGAGTCCAACACCCCGACGGTCACGTCGGAGCTGCCCGGGTCGATCGCGCGGGCCCGGTCGGCCCCGATCATCGCCATGTTCCACTGCTCGGCGGTCCGGTCGGCCTTGGGCACCTCGTACGCCGTCCGGGTGGCCTCGACCTGCTTGGACCGACCGACCGCGCTCTGCGCGCTGAACACCCGGTCACGGCCCATCA is drawn from Actinokineospora alba and contains these coding sequences:
- a CDS encoding S8 family peptidase; translated protein: MPLLRRTQAAVVSVAAVATVLVSTEPAFAAPMEPSVVTCGDHHLDVRYVVLYEPWTSAGDAAAEASSKCGSTVAYYPQIGVGVVTSSDRRFPALMGRDRVFSAQSAVGRSKQVEATRTAYEVPKADRTAEQWNMAMIGADRARAIDPGSSDVTVGVLDSGVDSTHPDLAAAVDPARSAGCLGGKPDSTPAAWQPTESPHGTHVAGIIAAADDGSGVTGVAPGVRLASVKVVDDAGFVFPEAVVCGLMWAAAQGMAVANNSYFVDPWLQTCDRDGERVVSEAVRRAVDYVTKRGVLVVAAASNENIDLARPHGQTVDAKGSRRTLDDSCKVLPAGLRGVVAVSAVGPSELKAGYSAYGLGVVDVTAPGGDRDDCVLSTVPGGYAESCGTSMATPHVSGVAALLASTHRGATPQALSRLLTGQARTVPCPADYDLDGAGGQDAYCSGYAPYNSFHGHGMVDALAAVS